TGACCATACCTCGGATGGGCTTCGGGGCGTCTTCCAATTTGGCTCGTACGCCGGAATACACCTTCTCCAGGAGGCGGGGGACGGACACCAGAATGGTCGGCCGAATCTCCTTCAGGTTCTCCTGAATGTTGTCGATGCCTTCGGCGTATGCGACGGTCGCGCCAGTGGACAGTAAAGCGTATTCTTCAACAGTCCGTTCAAAGATGTGCGACAGCGGGAGGTAGGACAGCGAGACATCATCTGGTTCCACAGGCAGCACCGTGAGCGCCGCGTGGACGTTGCTGACGATGTTGCGGTGGCTGAGCATCACACCCTTCGGCAACCCGGAGGTGCCCGATGTGTGCACGATGGTCGCCAGCTGGTCGTCGGAAACGGCGTTGACGTCGATGGGCGGTGCGGTGTTGGTTGGCGCGCTGCCGATGGCCAGGAGGTCGGAAAAGGTGCTGATGCGGCCGTCGCCGGAACGGACGCGATCTTTCAGGAGAATCACACGCTCGAGTGGCTGTGCCCATACCTGCTGTATTTTTTGCAATTGTTCTGTGTTTTCCACGACTGCGACCGTCACGTCCGCATTCTGAAGGATAAAACCAACCTGGTCGGCAGGGAGGGTGGCAAAAATGGGCACGCTGACGGCACCCAGGCTGAGGACGGCAAAGTCAGTAATCACCCATTCCGGGCAGTTCTCCGACAGAATGGCAACCTTGTCACCCGATTTGACACCGCTTGCATAAAGGCCCGCTGCAAGCTGGGTAATATAATCCCACAGCTGCCGATAGCTGATGGTCCGCCACTGTCCGTTCTGTTTGTAGCGCATGGCTTCTTTATTGTCGAATTTGGTTACGCTCGTGTAGAGCAGTTCGACCAAGTTCATCTTGGCGATGCCCCCTTCCGTTTTCGTACCTGTTAAAATTCTTCGTGAATACCACCTGTTTTTTGTCAGCCAAGTTCAGAGATATTTCACAGGATATTCGACCTTTGATGACCATGGGCTTGACAAAGACCCCAAATTGCCGGCCTCCAAGCGAATTAGGCTGCGATCGCGTTGACTGTACGGTCGACCAGTTGCCCAGACGCCCATCCGGATGCGCGCGTTTTCGAAGTGCAAATGGGGTTCGGGCACCCTTGTGTTTAGTGATATATACGCAGCGCGCAGGGACATCTTTCGTGGGCGGAATACGCAAATCGCGCCCGGACCATCGGTCCGAGCGCATCATTCGACAAATGGGGCGGATTGATCAGATCAACTTCCGCGACCGGCGGCGTACGGAGGCTCGTCCACGCGGCGGGGGGTCAGTAGACAAGGACATCGTGTGCTGCCAGCATGTCGGAGAGCAGGGCAAGGGGCAGCCCAACGACCGTAAAGTAGTCGCCTTCGATTTGACGCACCAAGGTTGCGCCGAAGCCCTGAATGGCGTAGGCGCCAGCCTTGTCCATCGGCTCTCCGGTTGCGATGTACCGGTCGATTTGCACAGGTGTCAGCGGCCGCATCGTGACCGTCGTGCGGCTGTGCGCCGTTTGGAACGTACCGGCAGGAAGGGCGGCGATGCACAGACCCGTGTAGACGTCATGCGTCCGACCCTGCAGGCGCTGCAGCATGTGCGCGGCATGATCGCGATCGGCCGGCTTACCCAGAATCTCCCCGTCGACCACCACAATGGTATCCGCGCCAATCACCAGCACGCGGTTTGCCGCATCCGCCTGGTCCTGGAGCGCCGGCACCACAGTGCGCGCCTTGCGCTCCGCCAGCGCTTCCACGATGGCGCCCGGGGGCTGGTTGTGTGAGATGGATTCGTCTGCCTGGCTTGGCACGACGGTGAACGTCAGGCCGAGGGTTCGAAGCAGTTCCGACCGCCTTGGCGATCCTGACGCCAGCACCAGTGCTGGCTGCGGATGGGTCGCTGCCGACTTCGTTTGCATCAAGGTCACTCCACGAATCAAAATGAGACACGGATTTCACGGTCCGTTTGAAGATTTGTACCTTTCTTCGGATAGTCCCAATGTCTCATCCCTTTTCCCAGATGTCAAACGGGTTTATCGGACAGGCTGCGCGTACACATACGCGCCCAGCGGCGGTTCGCTCTGTGTGTGCGGGTAGGTGGCCATGACCGTCCCTGCGGTCGACAGGTAGTTCAGGTATTCGGGCAGGAACGTCGACGGGTCGACGCCAGGCATATACAGGGACGTGCAAACGGTCGGTGAGATGCGGGACGGGTCGGCTGGGCCCGCGTGCGTGAAGGCGTCCATGGCCAGCGCATAGGCCACCGGGTCAATGCTGCCCATCGCGAGGTGATCGGAGACGTCGGCAGGGCAGATGGATTGCACTGCGATGTTGCGGATTGCGCCTTGTCCGGTGTGAAGCGATGAACTGCCGGCCGCGTCGAGGTTGGGGAACACCACTTCATCCGCGCGGCTGTAAATGACCGTGTAGGAGATGCCTGCGAACGTCTCCGCACCGCTGTTCAGGGCTTGCAGAAAGTGTGAATCCGTCTGCTGCTGCCACACGGCTGGTGCGCACCCGACGGTGCAGGCGGCGTCGGCATCCAGGGTCCCGTGGTTGGACGGGTCAATGGCGACGAAGTCATCGACGTCCTTGCGCGTGTCCGGCCAGAACCGGAGTGCCCAGCGCGGCGCCATGCCGCCCTGGCTGTAGCCGAGGATGTCCACCTTGCGGCCGGAGAGTGCGGAGATGTGACGAATGGCGTAGACGATGTACTCGCCCGCAGTCTGGATATCGGACATTTCGTGGTTCGGCAGGGTGACGGCACACCAGGGAATGCTCTGCTGCGTGAAGGCGCGTTCATAGTTCCAGGAAAAATTGACGTCCGGGGTCATCGTGGTGCCTGCGACGAGGAGGACCGGGTTTTGCCGGGCGTTCGGCACGTTGGCTGTGCAGGTCAGGCTGGACTGAAGCTGCTTGACAGGGACCGTCAACGCCGGGCCGGGGCGGTCGAGCGGCGCGTAAGGGCCCGTGGCAGCCGCCGTACCGGATGTGGATGACGATGCCGCAGCGGCCGTGGAACCACTTGGCGTAGAGCGACTCGGTGTGGAACTGCTCGGCGTGGTGGACGCGTGCAAACCGGGATCGGCCAAACCCATACACAGGACTGCCAGAAGAGACGCACTGACCAGTTTCCCCCAAAAACTTGCTGCTCGCTGTTTCACAACGGGACCCCCTTCGGGAATAGACTGCGTGTGGACTGACCGAGCGTGTTGTCTTCTATATCTATTCATTGTTTCTTTCGAAATTTTGACGGTCTTGCACGCCGCCGCTGTACGCCTTGCTGCGTCCCGGTCGGACGGCAGGTACACTTCCGTTCACGGCGTGATCTATAATGGCAGAAAGCATGAAATCAGCAGGGGGACGCCATGAGCAGCGTACACGGCCAGACACACAATCCTGCAAACCATTCGCACCACCACGACCATCATCATGGTGATCACGGTGTGTTTCACACCCATGCGCCCGCCGGACGGCTGCGCACCGCCTTTTGGTTGACGGTGCTCATCCTCCTCGTGGAAGTCGGGGGCGGACTGCTGTCGCACAGCCTGGCGCTCTTGTCGGACGCGGGTCATGTGCTGACTGATTTGGCCGCGATTGGGCTCTCCTGGTTTGCGCTGCGGCAGGCGGAGAAACCTTCGAACCGGCAGATGACCTTTGGTTATTATCGATCAGGCATTTTGGCGGCGCTGGTGAACGCCATTGCACTGTTGTTCATCACGCTTTGGATTCTCTACGAAGCCTACAATCGCTTCCTGCACCCAGCGCCGGTGGCGGCGAAGTGGATGTTTGTCAGCGCAGGCATCGGGCTGTGTATCAACCTGTACTTGGGACTTGGCATGCGGCACGAATCGGACTTGAATATCAAAAGCGCGGTGCTGCACATGCTGGGGGATGCGGCGGCTTCGGCCGGTGTCATCGTGGGCGGCATCGTGATCGTGCTGACCGGGTGGTCGGTGGTCGACCCGGCGCTCAGCGCGCTGATTGCTTTGTTCATCTCGTACGGTGCATGGCAGATTGTCAAACAGACGTCGGGGATTTTGATGGAAGGCACGCCAAAGGATGTGGATTTCGGCAAGGTCGTGGAGACCCTCAAAGCCATTCCGGGCGTGCACGACCTCCATGATGTGCACATTTGGTCGATTACCAGCGGCAAAAACGCGTTGTCCTGCCACATCACGCTCGACGGCGACATGACGATTCGGGACAGTCAGCAGATTCTGCGGGAGATGGAGCATCGGCTGATTCACATGGGCATTGGACACGTGACCATCCAAACGGAGGATGACGAACATCCGCACGAGGACTCGGAGTTGTGTGCTGCGGTGGAAGGGCACCCGCACGCCCATTCGTGAGGCGGGGCGCTGACAGACGGATGAACGCGCAAATCAACGCGCAAGTGGGCTGCGCGCGGATGGCTTTACCGGGCGACGCCCGCCTTCATCTGGTACAGCCGCTGGTCCGCTTTTCGATAGCAGGCGTCGAAGTCGAGCCCGTCCGGACCGAAGGCGGCTGCGCCGACACTGACCCGGATGCCTTCCTCGCGGTACCAGCCGATGACAATTTTGGCGGCGCGGTACACATCGCGTGCGCCCAGATGCGCCAGCAGCACAAACTCGTCTCCGCCAATGCGCGCGCAAATGCCGCCGCGGGCTTTGGTATTCGTCTGCAGGATGTCGCCGACCTTCGCAAGGAGTTCATCGCCTGCCTGGTGGCCGAATTCGTCATTGACTTGTTTGAACCGGTCGACGTCCAGGACGCACAGCATCAAAGGGGTGTCTTGCTGCGACTGGACGAGGTGATCGAATTCGCACAAAAACCCGCGCCGGTTCATCAGCCCGGTGAGCGGATCCCGCACGGACAGTTCCTCCGCCAGCCGACGCTGCAGGACCATTTCGATCACCATGGAGATGTGCGCCATGCAAAACGAGATGGCCTGGCTGTCGTCGAAATGGGCTGACTTCCGCGCCAGGACAAACACCCCGACAGGGGCGTCGTCAAAGTGCAGCAGCCAAATCCCCACCTGTCGAATCCCGTTGACGCGGTTGATTTCGGACCAAACCGACGGGAGTTCGTCCACGGAGAACCACTGCCGAAGTTTCAACTGGGATTGGAAGTGCATCGACTCGGCGATTCCTTTGCGCAGTTCGGCGTCCGGTGTGCTGTATCCCCACGACGTAAACCAGCGCAGCGGTTCACGCAGGTAGTCTGCTCCAGATGCACGCGGGTGCCGTTCGTAGTTCACGAAGCCGGCATCGACTTGAAACTGTGTGCGGAGAAACTCAATTGCTGCTTTTGCAACTTCGGAGCCTCTCTTGTATTTCGTCCATTCGCGAGAGGTGTTGAACAATGCTTCCAGGTGCTTGTCCATGCCCGGCTCCCCTTTTGGTCAACGTGGCACGGAAGCGGCCGTGCTGCTGACTCGCGCGTCCCGTGGTGTTGTCCTTTGACTTTTATACCACAGATGGAAGTACTTTGAAATGGGTTCGTTTTATCCTATGTACGAATCGGCGTGGCCGTCTCCTTGAATGGCATGGCCGTCAACGCTGGGTGTCAGGTCTGTCATGCTTGTTGTCATTATGGGAGAAAAAAATAACCTTCCATATGAAGGGGAAGGTGTCGGGCCATCTGAATCGCAGCCCGGCAGGCGGCTGCGTGTTTTTCTGGTGATCCAGACTGTCCGTGCTGGATGTGTCGCTCCTGTTTGATTGGTCGGAATGACAGGACTTGAACCTGCGACCTCACGGTCCCGAACCGTGCGCTCTACCACCTGAGCTACATTCCGAAGTGGCAACAGAGTTTACTATACCACGCGTGGAAAATGGGCGTCAACTGAGATGATTGACGAGTGTTCCTGTCTTCGCATGACCTGCCTCAAGGATGAGGTCCGCCATCAACTGCCCCGCGAGGGTGTGACCAGCTGTGTTTGGATGCCAGCTGTCGTATTCCAGGGACTTGATGTCGATGTTGTGCGACTTCAGATAAGCTTTCATCACGGTCAGCAAATCAAAGACGATGACACGGGAGCTGTGAAAGCTTTGGCCAGCGGCAATTTCCGTAGACACGTATTCTTGTTGGACATTGCTGTGCACACCGTAGGTCGATCCGGTCGTGGGCGGCGTGACGATCCACACATCCGCGCCAGCGGCCAGCGATTCGGAAATCTCCTGTTGAATCACCGCCTTCAGCTTTGGCAGCGGCGTATGCTTGGCTTCGTCGTCCAGAAGTCCCCAGGCGATGATCACGACTTTCGGCTTGTATTGCTTTAACAGCGTGGGGAAGCGCTGCTGCATCTGCACGGGTCCCCAGCCGCCCACAGATTGGTTCGAAAACGTGAAGTCGACACCCGACTGCTTTTCCAGGTCGTTCATCCCGCGTCCCAGGTACCCGTAGTGTTTCACCGAGTCCCCCCAGCCGGAAGCAGCCGACCCGCCGACGGCGATGATGGTCTGGTTCTTGAGGGAGGCTAAGTTGATGGTCGTCGGTTTCGGCTTGGACGCTGGTGAGGCTGTCTGATGGACCGTTGTGGAAGGAGAATCCTTCGGTGTCGAACCTGTTGAGCCACAGGCAGTCGTCATCCCCGCCGCCAAAATTGCAGCGAGTCCTGCAACGGACCATGCGGCAGCCTTGGTTTTTCTCATCCAGTGAACCTCCCGGTGTGCCTTGCATGTCGTGTGAAAACCATAAGCACCCTTTCACACGTGAAAGGGTGGCTCGATGCGGGAAACAGCCCGCCCTGCAAAGATGAAGCTGTCAAGTGGTCGGAATGACAGGACTTGAACCTGCGACCTCACGGTCCCGAACCGTGCGCTCTACCACCTGAGCTACATTCCGATGTCCATACCGCTCGCCGCGGCACATGGTACTATAGCACGTCTGCAAAATGTGCGTCAACCAACGCGCCTTATCCAATCCTTGGTGGCAGCGAACATTTGTTCTATAATGGAGCCGAGCAGCAGCTTGCGATCACAGAATGACCGCTCGCCCACGCAGCCTCTATAATGGGGGTGGAGCAGAGCGCTGCTCGTTCCAGGAAGGTGGGTTCCCTCTTGCTTCACACGATACCCAGTCAGGATGACATCTTGTCGGGCCTGAATCCGCAGCAGCAGCAGGCGGTTCAGACGACCGAAGGCCCGGTGCTTGTGGTGGCAGGCGCAGGCAGCGGCAAGACCAGTGTGTTGACGCGCCGCATCGCCTACTTGATTTCCGTGCGCCGGGTCGCCCCCTGGAGCATTCTGGCCATTACCTTTACCAACAAGGCAGCGCGGGAAATGCGCGAACGCATCGAGTCGTGGGTCGGGCCCGTGGCCGCTGACGTTTGGGCGATGACCTTTCACGCGATGTGTGTGCGCATTCTTCGGCGGGACATTGAACGCATCGGCTTTCAGCCAGGGTTCACCATTTTGGACGCCGGTGACCAGCTGACGGCCATCAAGCGCATTTTGAGAGATCAAAACGTGGATCCCAAGCGGTACGACCCGCGCGCAATCCAGAGTTCCATCAGCAGCGCGAAGAATGAACTGAAGACGGCTGCCCGGCTGCACGACGAAGCGGGCAATCCGTATGAAAAAGTTGTGGCCAACGTGTATCTGGAGTATGAGCGCCGCCTTCGCGTGAACAACTCGCTCGACTTTGACGACCTCCTGTTCAAGACGGTGCAGCTGTTTGAACAGGCGCCTGACGTCCTGGACTTTTACCATCATAAATTTACCTATCTTCACGCCGATGAATACCAGGACACCAACCATGCCCAATACCGTCTGGTGTCGCTGCTCGCCGCGAAACATCAAAATCTGTGCGTCGTGGGGGACTCCGACCAGTCCATCTATGGCTGGCGGGGGGCCGACATTCGAAACATCCTTCAGTTCGAGCGGGACTACCCACAGGCGCAGGTCATTCGTCTGGAGCAAAACTATCGGTCGACCAAGACCATCCTGCGCATCGCCAACCACGTGATTCGGAACAATCGGCAGAGGAAAGACAAGGAATTGTGGACCGAACACGAGGCCGGTGAAAAGGCGACGTTATATGAAGCGGTCAATGAGCACGCCGAAGCGCGTTACATCGTGGAGCAGATTGAGCAGGCGTGCCGGCAGGGAAGCACTTATCAGGACTGCGCGATTCTCTATCGGACCAACGCACAGTCCCGTGTGCTGGAAGAGGTGCTGTTACAGCACGGGGTTCCGTACCGGATTTACGGCGGACTGAAGTTCTACGAACGAAAAGAAATCAAGGACATTCTCGCCTACCTGCGGCTGATTGCGAACCCGGCGGACGATGTCAGTCTGATGAGAATCATCAACGTCCCCAAACGAGGCGTCGGCGATGGCACGCTGGACAAGCTGCAGGCGTTCGCTGCCGATCGCGGCCTGTCACTGTGGGACGCGCTGGCACACGCCTCAACGGTCGGGGTGCGTGGGAAAATCGCGATCGCGCTGGCGGAATTCGTTCAACTGATAGAGCGGCTGATGCAGATGAAACCTTTTCTGTCGGTGACGGAACTCACTGAGGAGCTCTATCAACGCTCCGGATACCGCGCCATGTTGAAGGCCGAAAAGACCCTCGAAGCGGAAGCCCGGGTGGAAAACCTGGATGAGTTCCTGTCGCTGACGCGAGAATTTGACGCGGCTTGGCAAGGAGAGACGCCCGACCAGGCGCTGGAGACGTTCCTGTCGGAGGTTGCGCTGGTGGCGGACACCGACTTGAACAGCGGCAAGCCCGCCGCCTCCGCCGAGACGAATGAAAACGCGGTGGTGCTGATGACGCTGCACAGCGCGAAAGGGCTCGAGTTTCCCATCGTGTTTCTGGCGGGGATGGAAGAAGGGATTTTTCCGCACAGCCGGGCGCTCGGCATGGATTCGGAGATGGAGGAGGAGCGCAGGCTCTGCTACGTCGGCATCACGCGCGCGAAGCGCAAGCTGTACCTGACCACGTGCGCCTCGCGGATGATTTTTGGCGAGTTTCGGCACTTCACCCCGTCGCGGTTTATCGACGAGATGCCCGCTGACCTGTTGGAGCGTGCGTCGGACGCATTCGGCGACGGCCGGCTGAGCACGGGTGAGCGCACCGTGTCCGGGGGCGGCCTGCGCGGCCTCCGGCGGGTGGGGACCGGGGGCTCTACTGGGCGCTCTGCAGGCGCAAAGCGCGGGGCCGCGCCGTTCGAGAAGGACCCGGCGGCCACCTACAAAGCGGGCGACAAGGTCGAGCACCGCAAGTGGGGGATTGGCACCGTGATCGACACCGCTGGCAGCGACGGAGACGTGGAATTGACCATCGCGTTTCCGGCGCCAGTTGGCATCAAGCGGCTGCTGGCTCAATTCGCACCCATTCGCAAGGTCACAGCAGCATCCAAGGAGGGGAAGGACGTTGATGTCGAAGGCTGAGGCGGCACAGCGCGCGAAGGAGCTGCGCGAGCGGATTGCCTATCACAACCGGCGTTATTATGAACTGGACAATCCAGAAATCACCGACGCGGAGTGGGACGCTCTGATGCGGGAACTGCTGGAGATTGAGGCGGCGCATCCGGATTTGGTGACGGCCGATTCTCCGACCCAGCGCGTTGGCGGGCGCCCGGCGGAAGGGTTTGCGAAGGTGACGCATGAAGTCCCCATGCTGTCGCTGTCCAACGCCTATAGTGCAAACGAACTGCGGGAGTTTGACGCGCGCGTGCGCGAAGCGGTGGGCGCGTCTGTGCGGTATGTGTGTGAGTTGAAGATTGACGGACTGGCGGTGTCCTTGCGGTATCAAGCGGGGCGGCTCGTCCGGGGGGCGACGCGTGGAGACGGGGTCATTGGGGAGGACATCACCGCCAACATCCGGACCATTCGGAGCGTACCGCTGCAGTTGACAGAGCCGGTGGACATTGAAGTCCGCGGCGAGGCGTACCTGCCGAAACCGGCGTTCGTGCGGCTGAATGCAGAACGCGAGGCCCGCGGCGAACCCCTGTTTGCCAATCCGCGCAACGCGGCGGCAGGGTCCCTTCGGCAGCTGGACCCGAGGGTGGCCGCTTCGCGCGGTTTGTCCCTCTTCACGTATACGGTGGTGGAGGCAGAGCGGTTCGTGGACGCACACTCCGAGGCCCTGCGATACGCAGCATCGCTGGGGCTGCCCGTGAATCCGGAGTGGCGGGTGTTTGACGTCATCGACGACGTCATCGCCTTTGTGGAAAGCTGGGACACCAAGCGTCACGAACTGCCGTACGCGACAGACGGCATGGTGATTAAGGTGGACAGCCTCACCCTGCAGCGCCAGCTGGGGTTCACGGCGAAGAGTCCCCGCTGGGCCATCGCCTACAAGTACCAGGCGGAGCAGGCGGAGACGGTGCTGCGGGGCATCGAACTCAGTGTGGGCCGCACGGGGGCGGTGACGCCGACGGCCATTTTTGATCCGGTCCAGTTGGCGGGTACGACGGTCTCGCGCGCTTCTTTACATAATGAGGATTTGATTCGAGAACGGGACATCCGTATCGGCGACACGATTGTCGTGCAAAAGGCTGGGGACATTATTCCTGAAGTCGTCCGTTCCCTCCCGGAAATGCGCAAGGGGGACGAAGTTCCGTTCGCCATGCCACAAACCTGTCCGCAGTGCGGCCAACCCCTGGTGCGGCTGGCGGGGGAGGCTGCGTGGCGGTGCGTGAATCCGTCGTGTCCGGCGCTCATTCGCGAGAGCATCATTCACTTTGCCTCGCGGGATGCGATGAACATTGAAGGACTCGGTGAACAGTGGGTCACGCAGCTCCTTGAACATGGGTTAATTCACGATGTCGCTGACCTGTACGCCCTCAACCGGGAAGCGCTGATGTCGTTGGAGCGCATGGGGGAAAAATCCGCCGCCAATCTGCTGGGCGCCATCGAGCGAAGCAAGCAGAATTCGCTGGAACGGCTCGTGTTTGGCTTGGGCATCCGGCTGGTGGGAGAGAAAGCGGCCCGCACGTTGGCCAGGTCCTTTGGCACGCTGCGCAATCTGATGCACGCGTCGGAAGACGAGCTTCAGGCGATTCCGGAAATCGGCCCGAAGATGGCGGAAAGTATCGTCCGCTACTTCGCGACGCCAGACGTTCAGCGGCTGGTGGAACGCCTCGCGGAAGCAGGCGTAAATATGGTCTATCGCGGGCGCGGCGGTCCGGCATCTGCCAGCGAATCACCGGCAGGCGCCTCTTCCTGGTTTGCGGGAAAGACGTTCGTGTTAACGGGGACGCTGGAAACGATGGACCGCAAGCGGGCGGGCGAGTTGGTGGAGTCACTTGGGGGAAAAGTCACCGGGAGCGTCAGTAAGCAAACCGACGTACTGGTTGCTGGTGAGAAGGCTGGGTCAAAGCTCGACAAAGCCCGCGCGCTGATTGCCTCCAAAGAAAAACCGGAGCTCGAGATTTTGGATGAAGCCGCGTTTCTGACGAAGCTGCGTGAAGCGGGACTGGATGTGGAAGACTAACCCCGCGCCCGTGGCGTCCTAACTGCCAGCAGCAATCAGGACGCCGCAGAGGACGACGCCAGGGGCTACTGCCGGCCGCGAATGAATTCCGGTACCGTATACTTTTCTTCGGTCTTGGCGTGAAACCAGGTCACACGCGTCGACAAGCGGCCGATGGCGATGAGTGCTGGTACGCCGATGACGCATGCAAGAATGAGTTCGTTGGAGGTCAGCATCATGGTTATCCCTCCTGTTCCTGTAGGCTCAGGCATTCGCCTGTTCTGAAATGTATGATGCTGCCGCAACAGACATGCCAAGCGCGGGCCAGAACTGTAGGTTGAAAGGTGTATATTGTGCGTGGGTGAGACTCTGCTATAATGAGGACGGCTGGGTGCGGCCGAGGGCTGCTGTCACCCAAATTTCATAGTCAACCTCCAGAAACGTTTTGTTCCGCA
Above is a genomic segment from Alicyclobacillus cycloheptanicus containing:
- a CDS encoding Maf family protein, giving the protein MQTKSAATHPQPALVLASGSPRRSELLRTLGLTFTVVPSQADESISHNQPPGAIVEALAERKARTVVPALQDQADAANRVLVIGADTIVVVDGEILGKPADRDHAAHMLQRLQGRTHDVYTGLCIAALPAGTFQTAHSRTTVTMRPLTPVQIDRYIATGEPMDKAGAYAIQGFGATLVRQIEGDYFTVVGLPLALLSDMLAAHDVLVY
- a CDS encoding esterase/lipase family protein, producing MKQRAASFWGKLVSASLLAVLCMGLADPGLHASTTPSSSTPSRSTPSGSTAAAASSSTSGTAAATGPYAPLDRPGPALTVPVKQLQSSLTCTANVPNARQNPVLLVAGTTMTPDVNFSWNYERAFTQQSIPWCAVTLPNHEMSDIQTAGEYIVYAIRHISALSGRKVDILGYSQGGMAPRWALRFWPDTRKDVDDFVAIDPSNHGTLDADAACTVGCAPAVWQQQTDSHFLQALNSGAETFAGISYTVIYSRADEVVFPNLDAAGSSSLHTGQGAIRNIAVQSICPADVSDHLAMGSIDPVAYALAMDAFTHAGPADPSRISPTVCTSLYMPGVDPSTFLPEYLNYLSTAGTVMATYPHTQSEPPLGAYVYAQPVR
- a CDS encoding cation diffusion facilitator family transporter; this translates as MSSVHGQTHNPANHSHHHDHHHGDHGVFHTHAPAGRLRTAFWLTVLILLVEVGGGLLSHSLALLSDAGHVLTDLAAIGLSWFALRQAEKPSNRQMTFGYYRSGILAALVNAIALLFITLWILYEAYNRFLHPAPVAAKWMFVSAGIGLCINLYLGLGMRHESDLNIKSAVLHMLGDAAASAGVIVGGIVIVLTGWSVVDPALSALIALFISYGAWQIVKQTSGILMEGTPKDVDFGKVVETLKAIPGVHDLHDVHIWSITSGKNALSCHITLDGDMTIRDSQQILREMEHRLIHMGIGHVTIQTEDDEHPHEDSELCAAVEGHPHAHS
- a CDS encoding GGDEF domain-containing protein, yielding MDKHLEALFNTSREWTKYKRGSEVAKAAIEFLRTQFQVDAGFVNYERHPRASGADYLREPLRWFTSWGYSTPDAELRKGIAESMHFQSQLKLRQWFSVDELPSVWSEINRVNGIRQVGIWLLHFDDAPVGVFVLARKSAHFDDSQAISFCMAHISMVIEMVLQRRLAEELSVRDPLTGLMNRRGFLCEFDHLVQSQQDTPLMLCVLDVDRFKQVNDEFGHQAGDELLAKVGDILQTNTKARGGICARIGGDEFVLLAHLGARDVYRAAKIVIGWYREEGIRVSVGAAAFGPDGLDFDACYRKADQRLYQMKAGVAR
- a CDS encoding SGNH/GDSL hydrolase family protein, whose protein sequence is MRKTKAAAWSVAGLAAILAAGMTTACGSTGSTPKDSPSTTVHQTASPASKPKPTTINLASLKNQTIIAVGGSAASGWGDSVKHYGYLGRGMNDLEKQSGVDFTFSNQSVGGWGPVQMQQRFPTLLKQYKPKVVIIAWGLLDDEAKHTPLPKLKAVIQQEISESLAAGADVWIVTPPTTGSTYGVHSNVQQEYVSTEIAAGQSFHSSRVIVFDLLTVMKAYLKSHNIDIKSLEYDSWHPNTAGHTLAGQLMADLILEAGHAKTGTLVNHLS
- the pcrA gene encoding DNA helicase PcrA yields the protein MLHTIPSQDDILSGLNPQQQQAVQTTEGPVLVVAGAGSGKTSVLTRRIAYLISVRRVAPWSILAITFTNKAAREMRERIESWVGPVAADVWAMTFHAMCVRILRRDIERIGFQPGFTILDAGDQLTAIKRILRDQNVDPKRYDPRAIQSSISSAKNELKTAARLHDEAGNPYEKVVANVYLEYERRLRVNNSLDFDDLLFKTVQLFEQAPDVLDFYHHKFTYLHADEYQDTNHAQYRLVSLLAAKHQNLCVVGDSDQSIYGWRGADIRNILQFERDYPQAQVIRLEQNYRSTKTILRIANHVIRNNRQRKDKELWTEHEAGEKATLYEAVNEHAEARYIVEQIEQACRQGSTYQDCAILYRTNAQSRVLEEVLLQHGVPYRIYGGLKFYERKEIKDILAYLRLIANPADDVSLMRIINVPKRGVGDGTLDKLQAFAADRGLSLWDALAHASTVGVRGKIAIALAEFVQLIERLMQMKPFLSVTELTEELYQRSGYRAMLKAEKTLEAEARVENLDEFLSLTREFDAAWQGETPDQALETFLSEVALVADTDLNSGKPAASAETNENAVVLMTLHSAKGLEFPIVFLAGMEEGIFPHSRALGMDSEMEEERRLCYVGITRAKRKLYLTTCASRMIFGEFRHFTPSRFIDEMPADLLERASDAFGDGRLSTGERTVSGGGLRGLRRVGTGGSTGRSAGAKRGAAPFEKDPAATYKAGDKVEHRKWGIGTVIDTAGSDGDVELTIAFPAPVGIKRLLAQFAPIRKVTAASKEGKDVDVEG
- the ligA gene encoding NAD-dependent DNA ligase LigA; protein product: MSKAEAAQRAKELRERIAYHNRRYYELDNPEITDAEWDALMRELLEIEAAHPDLVTADSPTQRVGGRPAEGFAKVTHEVPMLSLSNAYSANELREFDARVREAVGASVRYVCELKIDGLAVSLRYQAGRLVRGATRGDGVIGEDITANIRTIRSVPLQLTEPVDIEVRGEAYLPKPAFVRLNAEREARGEPLFANPRNAAAGSLRQLDPRVAASRGLSLFTYTVVEAERFVDAHSEALRYAASLGLPVNPEWRVFDVIDDVIAFVESWDTKRHELPYATDGMVIKVDSLTLQRQLGFTAKSPRWAIAYKYQAEQAETVLRGIELSVGRTGAVTPTAIFDPVQLAGTTVSRASLHNEDLIRERDIRIGDTIVVQKAGDIIPEVVRSLPEMRKGDEVPFAMPQTCPQCGQPLVRLAGEAAWRCVNPSCPALIRESIIHFASRDAMNIEGLGEQWVTQLLEHGLIHDVADLYALNREALMSLERMGEKSAANLLGAIERSKQNSLERLVFGLGIRLVGEKAARTLARSFGTLRNLMHASEDELQAIPEIGPKMAESIVRYFATPDVQRLVERLAEAGVNMVYRGRGGPASASESPAGASSWFAGKTFVLTGTLETMDRKRAGELVESLGGKVTGSVSKQTDVLVAGEKAGSKLDKARALIASKEKPELEILDEAAFLTKLREAGLDVED